In Nitrosopumilus sp., the genomic stretch CACCCATAAGATCTTTCTCAAATTCGACTCTGGAAAATTTTTCTAGTAATAATGCTTCAAGCTTTTTGTTTGCAGGCCATCTTTTGAATGTCCCATACAACGTTCCAAACTTTAATCCTAATCTTCCACCTGCAACAAACGCTAGAATGGGGAGAATGCATCGCAGATAAAATGAAACTCCTGCTCTGATGAATGCTTCATCTGGTTTTCCCAAATCCACAATCACAAATCTTCCGTCATTTTTTAAAACTCTGTGAATCTCAGAAATTGCAATCCTCAAATTGATTGCATCCCTTAACGAATACCCGCACAAAACTGCGTCAAATTCTTCATCTCTAAATGGAATGTGTTCAAAAACCCCATTTGCCATATCTGGTGATTTATCAAAATGCTTACCTGTGTTTTTTAGCATGGGGACTAGAGGATCATAAAGTGTAATTGAAATTTTTCCATCAGTTAATTTCATTGCAGTCTTTGACATGTTGCCAAAACCAGAACCTGCGTCAAGAATTTTATTCCCTGGAAGAACTCTTCCCGAAATTCCGCGATTTCTATGCTCTACGTCTTTACCTAATGAAATTATGGAATTTACTTTGTCATAAACAGGAATAATTTCTCGAAGTACATCCATTACTTCGCCCCAATAACTTCCTAAACCCATATTTATCGTCTCAGTATGATTGGTTGAATAGTTTTCAAATCTAAAACTTCTATTGAGTGTTAAACTTTGATGCGTTTTTAGAATAATTTTCCACGTCTGATTCGGAAACTTTCTCA encodes the following:
- a CDS encoding class I SAM-dependent methyltransferase, translated to MGLGSYWGEVMDVLREIIPVYDKVNSIISLGKDVEHRNRGISGRVLPGNKILDAGSGFGNMSKTAMKLTDGKISITLYDPLVPMLKNTGKHFDKSPDMANGVFEHIPFRDEEFDAVLCGYSLRDAINLRIAISEIHRVLKNDGRFVIVDLGKPDEAFIRAGVSFYLRCILPILAFVAGGRLGLKFGTLYGTFKRWPANKKLEALLLEKFSRVEFEKDLMGGAIMVAAYK